The region ATTGTCACACAATATTTATAGCATTTACCATAAAAATGCTTGTCacaatatttcatatttcaaatgctctcaaaatttaatcatcaattaaatcaaatataaatacatatattatatatatatatatatatatatatatatatatatatatatatatatataatattattatatacatacatataatattatatatatactacacgccACTaccacacacataaatatattatatgtatatataatacacaatagaacatatattattataatataattatatatagagtATATAATATAGTAGGGGACAAAGTCCCCTATTATAATGCAAAGGTAGCAGCAGCTTTCGGGCTGCTGCtaccatattatatatatataattatatatatatatatatatatatagtgtgggGGACGGCTGAATGTCCCCCaccattatttatttatttattatttatattataataataataataataatatataatatatatatatatataatactccgtagtacgTATGAATTAAGAAGAAGAACGAAAAATTAGTACTAGCTTCATTTCAACATTTCTTCTTTGGTCTGGCCGGAAAAAATGGTGTCGTGGGTTtggttttcgccggaaaaaatggtGAAAGTGATTGTCGTGGGTTTAGGGTAAAGCattcgtgctgataacgtgttataaaatatgaatattaacTATGATATTCTGAAGAAACTAAATGAAGAATCTAGAGAtggagaaggaggaagaagcaTTCATTTATGATTCTGGGATAGATTTTACAAAGAGTTTgagggggtatttatagtgccgaaattgtattatcaaatattaaatgtacagTAACAGACATATAATTGAGCTAGTCTAAATGGATAAGCTGAAGCCTAAAAGGATAAGCTTCGCCCGGAGATCCTGTGTTCGATTCCTGTAGGCTTCACctagttttgttgttttgttgCTCAAGACTTTCAGCAGGCAGTTATATACGTATAGACATAACATCAACAACAATAGTGTATGCGGTTCAATGGATGGACTCCCAATATATGAACAAGAGATCAAGGGCTCGAATCCTTGCTTGGACATCCaccattttccttttatttcaTAACAGTTCttctattctcaaaaaaaaaaaaaaaaaaaaatagtccttTTTCAGAGATTGGGCCTTGGGGCGGTGAGAAAGCGACACCGCCCCAAATGTATAAGATTAGGGTTAGGACTTCGAGGTATGAACTGCAACTATATAAGCATCTTTGGTGGATTTGCAGACCCAAGGCCGAAGAGGAGCGATGAGTTTTTCAAAGTGGGCATCGGTGGATTTGCTTTCACAAGAGATCTTCGTCCAAATTCTGAGTAAACTCCCTGCCAAATCTCTGGTGCGATTCAAGTGTGTTTCGGAATTCTTTTGTTATCTGATTGTTGATCATTCCTTTGCCGATCTGCACCGCAACTGGTCCTTAACCCTTCCTAGCAGTAGGATGAGCATTCTAATCTCTTTGCCGATCTGCGTAGAAGACGGTAGACTCCGTTGGCATTACACAATAAATTATTCTGAAGAAAACCAAGGAATACTCCATGCCAATCGTCTCCGCTATATCGACGACGACGGTAATCTCTTTCAAAAGGTTTATATAAGCTCTTCGGTGGACGGCCTAATTTGTTTCTGCACATACTCACGACTCGGAGACGCCATTGCTATTCACAACCTTAGTACCCGAAAGCATATCTCTCTTCCATCAAGTATTCCAAGTGTTGGGCGCGATTCCGGGAGCAGGATGACCGCTTTTGGGCTCTTAGGTTTTGATTCAGTCTCGAGAAGATACAAGGTGTTGAAGTCAGTACACTATACCAATCGCTCTTACAACCGGCATGTTTTGGTAAAGCATTGGGTTTTTACACTGGGCGTGGATAAATCATGGAGGGAGATTCATTCGTCTCCCGCCTTCCATCCTTGCACTTgttttaataatcatttttattttcgtACTAGTGTTCATATTGACGGCATTATCTATTCCCTTAATTCATTGAATAAAGGTGAAATAGTAACATTTGATGTTAGAGTTGAGAATTTTTCAGTTacacctcctcctcctccagcTACTATACCTGGATTGGTAGAGGGGCCAGCAGGCGTGGATAGTGGTAGATCTGGATTGGTAGAGGTGGATggtcgattagctattgttgATCTTATAAGCGACAACTTGCGCTACGGTATGGCAATATGGATCCTTGAGGAATTGGCATGGAAGAAACAATATCTGATTTTCATTCCCATCCCAATGCAAGAGATTCATGATTTTAATAAGATGATTTTGTTCGTTGCTACTAATCATGTTGGCGAGATTGCTGTGCTAGTGAGACGGAACATCTgtctttcaattttattttataactttaGAAGACAGAGTTGgagaaaatttgaaatatgcaAGTTGCCTCTAGGCTCATCTATGTATCCCAAACTGTATCCTGCCATGTACTTCATCTTAGACAATATCTTTgtcttataattttatttgatgaATACATTCTCCAAACAACTAATATatccttattattattgaaaggatttatttatttatttgattaatacaTTTTTTGGAGTGTGTATTTTAATTCgtgttgtatgtatatatatttagttctTTATTGATGTTCATATcacatcaatattttttttgaacttcAGACTTTCATAACTGTAGAAAAAAGTCCTTTTTTCCAAGTCTTCCAACTACACACTAATTTTCAATTAagtcattgaactcaaaaatatAAAGAtgtcattgaactcaaaaatatAAAGATGGGGCAACCCTTGGTCCTTAACCCTTTCACTAACAGTCTTTAAGACAGGCAATCAGCAAAGGCCATCTGCATTGTAATTTTCTGTGCCAGTATACAAGATAAGGTCATCTGCATTGTAATTTTCTATGCCAGTATGCAAGATTGGTAGGCGTAGGCGTGCTAGCTCTATTTGAAAGTTGTGAAGTTTATGACAAAATTGTTTGTAATTTTCTGTGCCAGTATGCAAGATAAGGTCATCTGCATTGTAATTTTCTGTGCCAGTATGCAAGATTGGTAGGCGTAGGCGTGCTAGCTCTATTTGAAAGTTGTGAAGTTTATGACAAAATTGTTGGACCGGTTGGTATTGATAAAAGCCAACTTGCTTTTATTCCTTTCATAGATCTATCCCCGTATAAGCCAAAAGCCAACTAGTTATCCATCTGAAAGTTGTGATATTTAGCCTGCCTTGATTCCTTTCATAGATCTATCCCCACTTTTTCAAGTGCTGCGGCAATTGAGGCAGATGCTTCCTCAAGTGTTCTTCTCTTTTGTGTTGCATTGAAGGCTTGAAGGGTATCTCCAACCTCAAACTCATCAAAATCCTTAATGCCAATTCCACACTCTAATCCAGCAGTTACCTGTTCAAGAACAAATGTTAACATTTGACTTTCTTTCCccatttttcatgcattaaaTAACAACTATTGAGTATTGTTTGCTGTCATCTTGAAGTATAACGAACGCTTTCATGAAATATGAAAATATCGAGAGTATACCTCTTTCACTATCTCCTTTACTCGTCGTAGTGAATCGAGGACACCGACATGGACTTCTTTACCTTTCCTAACAACCCGAATTCCATGTTCTTTCACTACTTTTCCCTCGGTTACCATGCATCCAGCAACACGGCCACTACCACTGCTGAACACTGCCCGCACTTCAGCTGAACCAATTGGCACTTGTTCCTGCAAAAATGAAACCCAGTTCACGCATTCAAATTCACAGAAGACAAACAATAGATGATATATGACAACTCGACATTGATAGCTTAGCTGAACTAAGAACTACGGCAAGTTCATACTTTTTATGGcagaaaattttaattctttaaaaatactATAGACCAATCAGCTCCAAGCACGGGAAAATGTGATATTGGCTTCAACACCACCAGGCACCCTTCATCCAATATGGATTGTTCGTGGAATCGTGGGCACACTCACAACATGCAATGTTTTGTTGTAATTTAATTCCAAGGAACTTAAGACAGGACAGCACAGAAATATGGCTTACCTCAACAGGTTCCAGGAGTCCTTCCATCGCATTTCGCACATCATCTATGAGTTCATATATGACTCTGTATAATCGGATCTCAACACATTTGTTGTCTGCATAGCTTTTGACAGAGCCCGGCGCCTTGACATTAAATCCAAAAATAATTGCTTTACTTGCATGAGCAAGATCAATATCGCTGGTGCTAACATCTCCTGTGGATTGCAATAGGAACTTCAGGGTAACATTATCCTGGGGTAGCACCTGGAGAGCTTGTCTGACAGCCTCAATTGATCCCTAACCATAGTTGTATGGTTTCACTTTAGCACCAAATAACAATAAACACCCAAGAGAAACCCCAAAtctaggaaaatttagttagtgtgcaaaatataaaattgataaCGAACAACTTTCTGATATCCCTAATGTTTATTCATTTACTTATTTGCATGGTTTTCAATATCCTATTTTTCACATTAAATTATGGCTCCATTTCTTGGTTTCCAATATCCTATTTTTGAGTAATTTTCTGCTGCAGATTGATTCTGATGTGGAGCCAAAGATTCTCACTTCTCTTCGGGTAGATATTTTCAGACctctcttttattttctttttctttttctgcttCTTCTTAAGAGAAAATACGGATTCTTCTCCAAATATTTCAAATGACAGAAATTCAAAAGGATTGGCAAACTACTCTAGCAAAGTTTTTCTTAtagtctttttatttttttttcagacctctcttttattttcttttttctttgtctGGTTCTTCTTGAAACTAAATACTCTGcttactttaattaatttggcaTTGAAATTAATACGAATACCTGAAAATCAACTTTGAGAATAATATTCAGTTGGTGCAAGTCTAGCCCAGTAAGCTTTCCTGATGAAACAGCAGAAGCAAATGAAGATAGTGTAACTTTCCCTTCTCCAGCCTTAGATGATATACGCTCATTTCTCAAGGATTCTGCCCGTTCCTCGGCCTTTTTACGAGCAATATCAAGGGAGCCAACCACCTCGAATTCATCACCAGCAATTGGAACAGTATTCAACCCAATTACCTGTTGAATCATCCAAAACATGTTTCAGATCAAGGAGTCAACTAAAGTCCTAAAagttactacggagtattaaatatgcTGAAAAGAATCCAATGCTTACTAAAACTAAGTTAAATATCAGAAAAAAGTAATATACTGGCGAATCTTTAAACGGGAAGTGACAAATGGGAATTGCATACCTGTACAGGTATGGAAGGTCCAGCTTCGTCAACACGTTTCTCATTGTCGTCAAATAAAGCACGAATCTAAAAATAAACACGCAGGggaatttttttcaaatcagGCATTAAGTTGATATCAATGAACCAAGTTATCAGCTCTCAGGAATCAAGAGCAACCAAAATGTCAACTCCTTTGTTCACTAACCTTTCCAAAAGCCTCACCACAAACCACCACATCTTGCCTTTTTAATGTCCCATTCTGTACAATGAATGTAGCTATGGGTCCTTTTGATTTATCAAGACTGGCTTCAATCACAGTTCCCTTGGCATTTCTGTGAGGATTAGCCTTCAACTCTTGAAGCTGCACGTTACAAACAAATCAATAAGTTAAATACAAAGCACATAGATtaatgtgtgtgtgagagagcgAGAGAGAGGAGGAGGTAGTTAAACAAATTTAGGACAGTATTCAAAAATCCAAGTTTTAACCATTCAATATTACAAGTCATAGACATTCAAGAAATGGTTGGGGGTGGTAGTAAGGGTGGAGGGAAGAGGATTTCCTAGTTATACCAATCCaatacaggaaaaaaaaaaaaaaaaacagtatttttcttgcataaacACAAAGATGACATTTTTGTGCACGACAATACCTGAAGTGTACAGTGTAAAATGCTTATATATTAGTTTAAAATAGCCAAGAAGATCATGAATTCAATTTTACTAACCTCAGCTACAAGCATGGCAGTTTCCAGCAAATCATCTATATTCTCTCCTTTGAGAGCACTGACCTGTTAAAAGATATAAATACATGACTATAAGAAATGATGTGAATAACACCAACCCACTATGTGCATATGTTTCACTACCTTAACCATTGGGATGTCACCACCCCAATCTACAGGCATCAAACCTATCGAGGAAAGATCTTGCATGACTCGCTCTGGATTAGCTCCATCCTTATCAATCTGAAATAGCAGAAGAAAAATAAACGGAACTCATCAGTCCTGACTCCTgaaaataagaaacaaaaatatgaCATCAAATGCCCTTATCTCCAGAAAACCTTATTTATGGCAATCACAATTGGAACTCCAGCTGCCTTGGCGTGAGCAATGGCCTCATTTGTCTGAGGCCGTATCCcatcatcagcagctaccacAATGATAGCAATGTCGGTGACTCTAGCTCCACGAGCTCTCATTGCTCCAAAGGCCTACAAAATCAATTGTCAAACTGTCATACAGAGTAATAATCAGTAATCACTTTGGAAAGGTCAACTACTACCCTCTAATCTTCTATGTCTGTTCCATAGTGAGTGCAAATCAGGGTTAAAGATATGGATGCAGAAACAAAATTAATGCTAAGCATACCTCATGTCCAGGAGTATCAAGGAAGACACATGTCTGGAGCCTGCCATCTATAGGTACCTTCACCTTATATGCACCAATTCCTTGAGTAATCCCACCAGCTTCAGATGCTGCCACCTAAATATCTACCAGTTAGGGTTCAGTTTGCAACTACACTAGAAGAAATGATGAATCACAATCCTTGTAGTCATGTTCAGGACATGCTTCCCCAAAGGAATAACCATGTCATGAAGAAACCATGATTTCTAAGCATTAAACCGGGGCAGAAGTGCACATATACCTTGCTATTTCGAATGTAATCCAAAAGAGTTGTCTGTCAAGCAAAAAATCAGGAACATAAATTAGCTAGATCCTCCTCATTGATGTTAACATAATAATTTCATAAGGTTGAGATTATGAGCTTTGATGATTTACCTTTCCATGATCTACATGGCCCATTATTGTGACAACAGGTGGTCTATCTTCTAATTTGcctacatcatcatcatctaaaATTTCCTTCTTTTTAGCCATTTCTTCTACCCGAACAGGATCAGCATCAATAACTTCCACTTCATACTCTTTGCATATCATCTTCACCATGTCTTTGCTAAGTGTTTGAACACCATCAGGTTTGATTCCCTTTGTGTACAAGTAACCAAGAATTTGGCCTTCACTCATGGCTAAATTGTATGCCAACTCCTCTGTTGACATACCTGCTTCATTAACCTCCAAAATTTCTACTTTGACAGGAGCAGCCTTTTTGGCTGCTTGCAATCTCACTGCCTTGCGACTTGCCTTGGTCCACTTTCTGCCTTTCCGTGCTTTAGCAGCAGAGGGTATGGAAACATCAAGTTCTGACACCTCTTCATCAGGAATCTCATCATAGTCATCATTAACTGCACGCCTACGCGGTCCTCCTGATGCACCACTCTTTTTATGAAACTCCTCCTTGGACTTCCCAAATGGAGGGCTCTTCCTGGGTTTTGGAGGGGTTAAAACCACTCGAGCAATAGGAGGATCAGGTGCAGGCTTTTTAGTGGCAAACTTATCAATCAAAATTGGTTTGTGTTCTTTGTTCTTTGCAGCTAATTCAATCGCATCAGCAGTTGGGGACTTAGCTACTGCACCCACACCATTCAAGATAACTGGTTTCTTTATTACAGATGGAGGAGCTACAGGCTGCTTTGCTTGTACCTTTGGTTGGACTTTTTGAGGCAACTGATGAGGCCTAAGAGGGGAAACAGGTTCAAACTCAGCCTTCCCCCTTGTGTCAATTTTTTGTTCTCGTTTAAGAGGTTTCTTAACAACTTTTTTCACAACACCTGCTGGATTCCCCTTCACCCAGACACTCTTTAATGTTTTAGACTTCCTATTGGGACCAGCCACCGAGTAATTTGTGCTGGCTGGTAGTTTCTTAATAGGGACCTTAGTACTAGTTTCTAGCTTCTCTGCCTTCTCCAATGCCTCTCCAAGGGACTCAATCACCTCGTTTTTATCTTCCCCATTATTGCCTCCCTTGTCACCATCTGAAAACTGGCCGGTTTTTGCCCCATTCCAAGTTAAAGAACTCGTGCTTAAAGGAGGACCAGCTTTCAGCCCATACTTTAGCTGAGGTCTAGGAATAGACCTCAATAAAGGATCATCAACGGCAGCATCCTTACTACTTCCTCGCGACAAATCAAGGGATGTTGAAGTCCCCTGATCAGCAATATAATCAGTGATAACTGAGTGTCTACAAACAGACATGTATCTCCATCTCCTACCAATCCTAATCCTATGAAAACTTCTAAAATCTTTACCAAAAGAAACCCTTCTAACCAGTGTATATGACCCTTCAATTTGTCCCCTATGACAGCTGCATATGCTTCCCAAATTTACTGGAGATGTAATACTAGCCATTGGTTTACACAATAATTATCTCATTAAGCACTCCCAATTCCCAAATCCCAACAGCAGAACTACCCTAAGATACAGAAATTCAACAAAATTCGAATTCCTAAGTATCACTTCCCCTCTGTCTAACTGTCACTCTATAAACTCCTCACCAATTCAATTATGATGGAGTCGAGTATACAGAGATGAACAATCCAAAACTGCGCCGAAATGTGAAACTCGCTaaagaaatcaagtaaaaaaggTTGTGAATTTATTACATATTAGAGAAACCCAGTGTGAATAAGTGCAGTTCTGTGCGCTGGAAATTGGAAAGGTGTTACCTTTGAAGGTTGTAAGCAGGTTTATCTCTCCGAGTTTAGTTGATGTCACCGAAGTGTTCGATGAAAGAGAGATGGGATAATTAGAGGGAAAACGATGCATAAGAAGATTGTGCTTCACTGCTTGAGAAAGACCTCATTTAGGCAAAAAGGCCCAAGAGATGGGACAGATACAGAAGACTGTCAATGCTTGTGGGCAaagattttgttataatgtcaTATattgtacaccaaaaaaaatatcttcaataTTAAGTTTTactctcattttttaatttttgatgtagtttatcattattatcagaataaaatgaagaaatagGATTTGGAACTAAATATAGAATAACTAATTTACCTGGGTTTGTCAAGGACCTTGTGATTCATGGCATCAAGTTATTCTCTCATTTGGGAGGTTGTGAatttgagcctcagtgaaggcgaTATTAACTCAtaattatgaatagatactgtattgtaatagagtaaGTAGTACATGTgctatttttaatgtattgcatatttattttggcgtacaaaatactaaaaAAGAACATCTATAAAGTACAAATCAATATGCATGGAAATATAATGaacatactaaaaatgaatgagtgataattcaaaaataaacttgtaatatactacggagtaatacgctaaaaaataaacatgtgttAAGGTAATAGggaattataagaaaatatagtTGTTTACTATTTTGGGTGACGATGAAAATTTATAACCGCCGTGCGAGTaaacaagtataagaaaatataatagttCACTATTTGGGGTGGTGATAAAAATATGCAACAACTACATGATGGTGAATACTACGCATACCTATGTAATAACTCACAAACCAGGAGAGGTGAAATTGCACTAGGCATGCACTAATTCTATGTAATAGCTCACAAACTAAGAGAGGTAAAATCGCAC is a window of Ipomoea triloba cultivar NCNSP0323 chromosome 11, ASM357664v1 DNA encoding:
- the LOC115996665 gene encoding translation initiation factor IF-2, chloroplastic-like, with amino-acid sequence MASITSPVNLGSICSCHRGQIEGSYTLVRRVSFGKDFRSFHRIRIGRRWRYMSVCRHSVITDYIADQGTSTSLDLSRGSSKDAAVDDPLLRSIPRPQLKYGLKAGPPLSTSSLTWNGAKTGQFSDGDKGGNNGEDKNEVIESLGEALEKAEKLETSTKVPIKKLPASTNYSVAGPNRKSKTLKSVWVKGNPAGVVKKVVKKPLKREQKIDTRGKAEFEPVSPLRPHQLPQKVQPKVQAKQPVAPPSVIKKPVILNGVGAVAKSPTADAIELAAKNKEHKPILIDKFATKKPAPDPPIARVVLTPPKPRKSPPFGKSKEEFHKKSGASGGPRRRAVNDDYDEIPDEEVSELDVSIPSAAKARKGRKWTKASRKAVRLQAAKKAAPVKVEILEVNEAGMSTEELAYNLAMSEGQILGYLYTKGIKPDGVQTLSKDMVKMICKEYEVEVIDADPVRVEEMAKKKEILDDDDVGKLEDRPPVVTIMGHVDHGKTTLLDYIRNSKVAASEAGGITQGIGAYKVKVPIDGRLQTCVFLDTPGHEAFGAMRARGARVTDIAIIVVAADDGIRPQTNEAIAHAKAAGVPIVIAINKIDKDGANPERVMQDLSSIGLMPVDWGGDIPMVKVSALKGENIDDLLETAMLVAELQELKANPHRNAKGTVIEASLDKSKGPIATFIVQNGTLKRQDVVVCGEAFGKIRALFDDNEKRVDEAGPSIPVQVIGLNTVPIAGDEFEVVGSLDIARKKAEERAESLRNERISSKAGEGKVTLSSFASAVSSGKLTGLDLHQLNIILKVDFQGSIEAVRQALQVLPQDNVTLKFLLQSTGDVSTSDIDLAHASKAIIFGFNVKAPGSVKSYADNKCVEIRLYRVIYELIDDVRNAMEGLLEPVEEQVPIGSAEVRAVFSSGSGRVAGCMVTEGKVVKEHGIRVVRKGKEVHVGVLDSLRRVKEIVKEVTAGLECGIGIKDFDEFEVGDTLQAFNATQKRRTLEEASASIAAALEKVGIDL
- the LOC115995780 gene encoding putative F-box protein At1g32420, which translates into the protein MSFSKWASVDLLSQEIFVQILSKLPAKSLVRFKCVSEFFCYLIVDHSFADLHRNWSLTLPSSRMSILISLPICVEDGRLRWHYTINYSEENQGILHANRLRYIDDDGNLFQKVYISSSVDGLICFCTYSRLGDAIAIHNLSTRKHISLPSSIPSVGRDSGSRMTAFGLLGFDSVSRRYKVLKSVHYTNRSYNRHVLVKHWVFTLGVDKSWREIHSSPAFHPCTCFNNHFYFRTSVHIDGIIYSLNSLNKGEIVTFDVRVENFSVTPPPPPATIPGLVEGPAGVDSGRSGLVEVDGRLAIVDLISDNLRYGMAIWILEELAWKKQYLIFIPIPMQEIHDFNKMILFVATNHVGEIAVLVRRNICLSILFYNFRRQSWRKFEICKLPLGSSMYPKLYPAMYFILDNIFVL